From Oncorhynchus tshawytscha isolate Ot180627B unplaced genomic scaffold, Otsh_v2.0 Un_contig_14536_pilon_pilon, whole genome shotgun sequence, the proteins below share one genomic window:
- the LOC112240329 gene encoding LOW QUALITY PROTEIN: suppressor of cytokine signaling 1 (The sequence of the model RefSeq protein was modified relative to this genomic sequence to represent the inferred CDS: inserted 2 bases in 2 codons): MPGNCVAMGEGWDRSPCRMVAHSAVEEQDTTTKAPSSSSSPSRPLGASSTFLSTPHSDHHATSPSSSSPPSSSSSVSQSHRQRPSNQCVAXPIPGPDLLDHQPPLPLLDPVPTHFPLFPCKVDFLLITRTAAMLERSGFYWGPLGVEEAHSRLKDVATGTFLIRDSRQKDVFFTLSYRAASGPVSVRIVYKGQRFSLAGSEHSFPCLFFLLEHYIHSSKKSLTVPYRKQRPTLQELCRKQVAESCGGEVERVARXPVNPILKHFLLEFPYRI, from the exons atgccAGGGAACTGTGTAGcgatgggagagggttgggaCCGCTCCCCCTGTAGGATGGTCGCTCACAGCGCTGTGGAAGAACAAGACACAACAACAAAAGcaccatcgtcatcatcatcaccttcTAGACCTCTAGGCGcctcctccaccttcctctcGACTCCACACTCGGACCACCACGCAACctcgccatcatcatcatcaccaccatcgtcatcatcatcagttTCCCAGTCACACCGTCAGCGCCCATCCAACCAGTGTGTGG TCCCTATCCCAGGACCAGACCTGTTAGACCACcagcctcctcttcccctcctggaCCCAGTGCCCACCCACTTTCCTCTGTTCCCCTGCAAGGTAGACTTCCTGTTGATCACCCGGACGGCCGCCATGTTGGAACGTTCCGGCTTCTACTGGGGCCCGCTAGGAGTGGAGGAG GCTCACAGTCGACTGAAGGACGTTGCCACAGGAACATTCTTGATCCGGGACAGTCGTCAGAAAGACGTCTTCTTCACGCTGTCCTATCGCGCGGCCAGCGGCCCGGTCAGCGTACGCATCGTCTATAAGGGACAACGGTTCAGCCTGGCAGGAAGTGAGCACTCTTTCCCCTGTCTCTTCTTCCTGCTCGAACACTACATTCATTCCTCTAAGAAAAGCCTGACCGTTCCGTACAGGAAGCAGCGCCCTACGCTCCAGGAACTGTGCAGGAAACAGGTCGCGGAGTCGTGCGGCGGTGAGGTGGAACGGGTCGCCA GTCCCGTCAACCCAATCCTAAAACACTTCCTGTTAGAGTTCCCTTACAGGATATGA